One part of the Alosa alosa isolate M-15738 ecotype Scorff River chromosome 4, AALO_Geno_1.1, whole genome shotgun sequence genome encodes these proteins:
- the fam110a gene encoding nascent polypeptide-associated complex subunit alpha, muscle-specific form isoform X1 — protein sequence MSLDALGHSPRRVAKPPPPPVPPKRYQVKDLQDLPLPLSSSPDARKQSAVERLAADKAKYVKNQPGAVSKAQPIKALPVMCTSHSSGQSQPSPQKPIRKVAPTPGTHSGGPLLDMQHLTNLINGVDEPPSPPASQTAAQPIRKVVPTPGSHSGGPQLDLQHLTNLINGVDEPPSPPASQTAAQPIRKVAPTPGTHSGGPLLDMQHLTNLINGVDEPPSPPASQTAAQPIRKVVPTPGTHSGGPQLDLQHLTNLINGVDEPPSPPASQMAAASSSSQSSEGGSGGGDENCGETATPAASTLCTGADKLPPDMSTASTPSEPLSPASSSLCSLLRVAPDTTGSQGAPAVTVRRVDVKPQMAQVRKGMRVPLQSRMPGQRQMQMQMQMRMQRPMAHHAQPQSQAQLMYFRKAQMASKNAPLVPTARLSLSNTQAVVGVMAGATNPGQPCSTLQLNSNGCPSPMSPTAPIPPQPGSATSQNSSTTPPAPPQCTTSLAGDKPAGQPTRIAPVPPLPSPLSPFLQVGANSPLPSPCPSITRLSSTSSRKRPSLRRSKSDVSDCFSRADIDLERFFNYCGLDPADLDLEELTQAGSDIASVSRLRSASAPASECSQAQENEDGDDNEGDTPRVQRNPYDISVIERNARVIKWLYGMRQVRDTARVANI from the coding sequence ATGTCCTTGGACGCCTTAGGGCACTCTCCGAGGAGGGTGGCAaagcctcctccaccacctgtgCCACCGAAGCGCTACCAGGTCAAGGACCTCCAGGATCTCcccctgcccctctcctcttcaccaGATGCCCGAAAGCAGAGTGCCGTGGAACGCCTAGCCGCCGACAAGGCTAAATATGTCAAGAACCAACCAGGGGCCGTCTCAAAGGCTCAACCAATCAAAGCTTTGCCTGTTATGTGCACTTCCCACAGCTCTGGCCAATCTCAACCCAGTCCTCAGAAGCCCATCCGGAAGGTGGCACCCACCCCTGGGACTCACTCTGGGGGACCCCTGCTGGACATGCAACACCTAACAAACCTGATCAATGGGGTGGATGAGCCTCCATCCCCCCCAGCCTCTCAGACGGCTGCTCAGCCCATACGGAAGGTGGTACCCACCCCTGGGTCTCACTCTGGGGGACCCCAGCTAGACCTGCAGCACCTAACAAACCTGATCAATGGGGTGGATGAGCCTCCATCACCCCCAGCTTCTCAGACGGCTGCTCAGCCCATACGGAAGGTGGCACCCACCCCTGGGACTCACTCTGGGGGACCCCTGCTGGACATGCAGCACCTAACAAACCTGATCAATGGGGTGGATGAGCCACCATCACCCCCAGCCTCTCAGACGGCTGCTCAGCCCATACGGAAGGTGGTACCCACCCCTGGGACTCACTCTGGGGGACCCCAGCTAGACCTGCAGCACCTAACAAACCTGATCAATGGGGTGGATGAGCCTCCATCACCCCCAGCCTCTCAGATGGCTGCTGCCTCATCCTCCTCACAGAGCAGCGaaggtggcagtggtggtggagaTGAGAACTGCGGTGAGACCGCTACGCCCGCCGCTTCTACCCTATGTACAGGGGCAGATAAACTGCCCCCTGACATGTCTACCGCTTCTACCCCCTCAGAGCCGCTAtcccctgcctcctcctctctctgcagccTGCTGAGGGTGGCACCAGACACCACCGGGTCACAGGGGGCTCCCGCCGTGACTGTGCGGAGGGTGGATGTCAAGCCACAGATGGCACAGGTGAGGAAAGGCATGCGGGTCCCCCTGCAGAGCCGCATGCCTGGACAGaggcagatgcagatgcagatgcagatgcgaATGCAGAGGCCAATGGCCCACCATGCACAGCCACAGTCGCAGGCACAACTCATGTACTTCCGTAAGGCACAGATGGCCTCCAAAAATGCCCCCTTGGTGCCCACAGCTAGACTATCCCTGAGTAACACTCAAGCAGTGGTAGGGGTCATGGCTGGGGCCACCAACCCCGGCCAACCCTGCTCAACTCTCCAGCTAAACTCCAACGGGTGCCCCTCACCCATGTCTCCGACTGCCCCCATCCCTCCACAGCCAGGTTCAGCTACCTCTCAAAACTCCTCCACcacccctcctgctcctccccaGTGCACCACGTCCCTTGCTGGCGACAAACCTGCTGGACAGCCCACACGCATTGCCCCAGTGCCACCGCTGCCCTCCCCCCTGAGTCCTTTCCTGCAGGTCGGTGCCAACTCTCCTCTCCCGTCCCCCTGCCCGTCCATCACGCGTCTCTCCTCCACCAGCTCCCGCAAGCGCCCCTCCCTCAGGCGCTCCAAGTCCGACGTGAGCGACTGCTTCTCGCGCGCCGACATCGACCTGGAGCGCTTCTTCAACTACTGTGGCCTGGACCCGGCCGATCTGGATCTGGAGGAGCTGACCCAGGCTGGCTCGGACATCGCCTCCGTCTCCCGCCTCCGCAGCGCCAGCGCACCCGCCTCCGAGTGCTCCCAGGCCCAAGAGAACGAGGACGGTGACGACAACGAAGGCGACACGCCACGTGTCCAGCGCAACCCCTATGACATCTCGGTCATCGAGAGGAACGCCAGGGTGATCAAGTGGCTGTACGGAATGCGTCAAGTGAGGGATACTGCCAGAGTCGCCAACATCTAG
- the fam110a gene encoding protein FAM110B isoform X2 — protein MSLDALGHSPRRVAKPPPPPVPPKRYQVKDLQDLPLPLSSSPDARKQSAVERLAADKAKYVKNQPGAVSKAQPIKALPVMCTSHSSGQSQPSPQKPIRKVAPTPGTHSGGPLLDMQHLTNLINGVDEPPSPPASQTAAQPIRKVVPTPGTHSGGPQLDLQHLTNLINGVDEPPSPPASQMAAASSSSQSSEGGSGGGDENCGETATPAASTLCTGADKLPPDMSTASTPSEPLSPASSSLCSLLRVAPDTTGSQGAPAVTVRRVDVKPQMAQVRKGMRVPLQSRMPGQRQMQMQMQMRMQRPMAHHAQPQSQAQLMYFRKAQMASKNAPLVPTARLSLSNTQAVVGVMAGATNPGQPCSTLQLNSNGCPSPMSPTAPIPPQPGSATSQNSSTTPPAPPQCTTSLAGDKPAGQPTRIAPVPPLPSPLSPFLQVGANSPLPSPCPSITRLSSTSSRKRPSLRRSKSDVSDCFSRADIDLERFFNYCGLDPADLDLEELTQAGSDIASVSRLRSASAPASECSQAQENEDGDDNEGDTPRVQRNPYDISVIERNARVIKWLYGMRQVRDTARVANI, from the exons ATGTCCTTGGACGCCTTAGGGCACTCTCCGAGGAGGGTGGCAaagcctcctccaccacctgtgCCACCGAAGCGCTACCAGGTCAAGGACCTCCAGGATCTCcccctgcccctctcctcttcaccaGATGCCCGAAAGCAGAGTGCCGTGGAACGCCTAGCCGCCGACAAGGCTAAATATGTCAAGAACCAACCAGGGGCCGTCTCAAAGGCTCAACCAATCAAAGCTTTGCCTGTTATGTGCACTTCCCACAGCTCTGGCCAATCTCAACCCAGTCCTCAGAAGCCCATCCGGAAG GTGGCACCCACCCCTGGGACTCACTCTGGGGGACCCCTGCTGGACATGCAGCACCTAACAAACCTGATCAATGGGGTGGATGAGCCACCATCACCCCCAGCCTCTCAGACGGCTGCTCAGCCCATACGGAAGGTGGTACCCACCCCTGGGACTCACTCTGGGGGACCCCAGCTAGACCTGCAGCACCTAACAAACCTGATCAATGGGGTGGATGAGCCTCCATCACCCCCAGCCTCTCAGATGGCTGCTGCCTCATCCTCCTCACAGAGCAGCGaaggtggcagtggtggtggagaTGAGAACTGCGGTGAGACCGCTACGCCCGCCGCTTCTACCCTATGTACAGGGGCAGATAAACTGCCCCCTGACATGTCTACCGCTTCTACCCCCTCAGAGCCGCTAtcccctgcctcctcctctctctgcagccTGCTGAGGGTGGCACCAGACACCACCGGGTCACAGGGGGCTCCCGCCGTGACTGTGCGGAGGGTGGATGTCAAGCCACAGATGGCACAGGTGAGGAAAGGCATGCGGGTCCCCCTGCAGAGCCGCATGCCTGGACAGaggcagatgcagatgcagatgcagatgcgaATGCAGAGGCCAATGGCCCACCATGCACAGCCACAGTCGCAGGCACAACTCATGTACTTCCGTAAGGCACAGATGGCCTCCAAAAATGCCCCCTTGGTGCCCACAGCTAGACTATCCCTGAGTAACACTCAAGCAGTGGTAGGGGTCATGGCTGGGGCCACCAACCCCGGCCAACCCTGCTCAACTCTCCAGCTAAACTCCAACGGGTGCCCCTCACCCATGTCTCCGACTGCCCCCATCCCTCCACAGCCAGGTTCAGCTACCTCTCAAAACTCCTCCACcacccctcctgctcctccccaGTGCACCACGTCCCTTGCTGGCGACAAACCTGCTGGACAGCCCACACGCATTGCCCCAGTGCCACCGCTGCCCTCCCCCCTGAGTCCTTTCCTGCAGGTCGGTGCCAACTCTCCTCTCCCGTCCCCCTGCCCGTCCATCACGCGTCTCTCCTCCACCAGCTCCCGCAAGCGCCCCTCCCTCAGGCGCTCCAAGTCCGACGTGAGCGACTGCTTCTCGCGCGCCGACATCGACCTGGAGCGCTTCTTCAACTACTGTGGCCTGGACCCGGCCGATCTGGATCTGGAGGAGCTGACCCAGGCTGGCTCGGACATCGCCTCCGTCTCCCGCCTCCGCAGCGCCAGCGCACCCGCCTCCGAGTGCTCCCAGGCCCAAGAGAACGAGGACGGTGACGACAACGAAGGCGACACGCCACGTGTCCAGCGCAACCCCTATGACATCTCGGTCATCGAGAGGAACGCCAGGGTGATCAAGTGGCTGTACGGAATGCGTCAAGTGAGGGATACTGCCAGAGTCGCCAACATCTAG